A portion of the Rhinopithecus roxellana isolate Shanxi Qingling chromosome 19, ASM756505v1, whole genome shotgun sequence genome contains these proteins:
- the CTC1 gene encoding CST complex subunit CTC1 isoform X1, translated as MAAGRGQTSSSEQAWLEDAQVFIQKTLCPAVKQPNVQLTPLVIDCVKTVWLSQGRNQGSTLPLSYSFVSVQDLKTHQHLPCCSHLSWSSTAYQAWAQEAGPNGNPLPREQLLLLGTLTDLRGDLEQECRNGSLYVRDNTGVLSCELIDLDLSWLGHLFLFPHWSYLPPARWNSSGEGHLELWDAPVPVFPLTVSPGPLTPIPVLYPESASRLLRLRNKLRGVQRNLAGNLVRLSALVKSKQKAYFILSLGRSDPADTHVSVIVQVPAQLVWHRALRPGTTYVLTELRVSKIRGQRHHVWMTSQSSRLLLLKPEHVQELELELEGPLLEADPKPLPMPSVSEDENNPKGLVRYSRLLSYSGAVTGVLNEPAGLYELDGQLGLCLAYQQFRGLRRVMRPGVCLQLQDVHLLQSVGGGTRRPVLAPCLRGAVLLQSFSRQKPGTHSSRQAYGASLYEQLVWECQLGLPLYLWATKALEELACKLCPHVLRHHQFLQHSSPGSPGLGLQLLAPTLDLLAPPGSPVRNPHSEILEEPHHCPLQKYTRLQTPSSFPTLATLKEEGQCKAWASFDPKALLPLPEASHLSSCQLNRRLAWSWLCVLPSAFHPAQVLLGVLVASSHKGCLQLRDQSGSLPCLLLAKHSQPLSDPRLIGCLVRAERFQLIIERDVRSSFPSWKELSMPGFIQKQQARVYVQFFLADALILPVPRPSLHSATPSIPQTDPTGLEGPHLGQSRLFLLCHKEALMKRNFCVSPGASPEVPKPTLSFCVLGSWLGGTQRKEGTGWGLPQPQGNDDKDQKVHLIFFGASVRWFEFLHPGQVYRLVAPGPPTPMLFEKDGSSCISLRPLELAGCASCLTVQDNWTLELESSQDIQDVLDANKALPESSLTDLLSDNFTDSLVSFSAEIVSRTLCEPLVASLWMKLGNTGAMRRCVKLTVALETADCAFPPHLDVYIEDPHLPPSLGLLPGARVHFSQLEKRVSRSHNVYCCFRSSTYVQVLSFPPETTISVPLPYIYLAELLQGGQSPFQATTSCHIVSVFSLQLFWVCAYCTSICPQGKCSRLGPTCPTQTSVSQATIRLLVEDGTAEAVVTCRNHHVAAALGLCPREWASLLEFVRVPGRVGLQFAGPGAQLESSARVDEPMTMFLWTLCTSPSVLRPIVLSFELERKPSKIVPLEPPRLQRFQCGELPFLTHVNPRLRLSCLSIRESEHSSSLGVLGSSC; from the exons ATGGCGGCTGGCCGGGGTCAGACCTCTTCCTCG GAACAAGCCTGGCTTGAGGATGCCCAGGTCTTCATCCAAAAGACCCTGTGTCCAGCTGTCAAGCAGCCTAATGTCCAGTTGACTCCATTGGTAATTGATTGTGTGAAGACTGTCTGGTTGTCCCAGGGAAGGAATCAAGGTTCTACACTGCCCCTCAGCTATAG CTTCGTCTCAGTACAGGACCTCAAGACTCACCAGCATCTCCCATGCTGTAGCCATCTGTCCTGGAGCAGTACTGCATACCAGGCCTGGGCCCAAGAGGCTGGACCAAATGGAAACCCCCTGCCCCGAGAGCAGCTGTTGCTTTTAGGGACACTAACAGACCTACGGGGGGACTTGGAACAAGAGTGCAGGAATGGAAGCCTCTATGTGAGAGATAACACTGGCGTCCTGAGCTGTGAG CTCATCGACCTGGACCTTTCTTGGTTGGGCCATCTTTTTCTGTTCCCCCATTGGAGTTACCTCCCTCCTGCCAGGTGGAATTCCTCAGGGGAGGGGCACTTGGAGCTGTGGGATGCCCCTGTGCCAGTGTTTCCTTTGACCGTCAGTCCTGGCCCGCTCACTCCTATCCCTGTCCTCTACCCAGAAAGTGCTTCCCGCCTGCTCAGGCTCAG aAACAAGCTCAGAGGTGTGCAGCGAAACCTGGCTGGGAATCTGGTTCGATTGAGTGCTCTGGTGAAAAGTAAGCAGAAAGCTTACTTCATCCTGTCTCTTGGTAGATCAGACCCAGCTGACACCCACGTGTCTGTCATCGTGCAG GTCCCTGCCCAGCTGGTGTGGCACAGAGCCCTTCGGCCTGGTACAACCTATGTGCTGACAGAACTGCGAGTGTCCAAGATCCGTGGTCAGCGCCACCATGTTTGGATGACCAGTCAGTCGTCCCGTTTGTTGCTGCTGAAACCAGAACATGTGCAGGAGCTGGAACTGGAGCTGGAAGGACCCCTCTTAGAGGCTGATCCCAAGCCACTCCCCATGCCCAGCGTTTCCGAGGACGAGAACAATCCAAAAGGTCTTGTCCGGTATTCTAGACTCCTATCCTATTCG GGAGCAGTCACTGGCGTGTTGAATGAGCCAGCTGGCCTCTATGAGCTGGATGGGCAGCTGGGACTCTGCCTTGCCTACCAGCAGTTCCGTGGCCTCAGGCGGGTGATGCGACCAGGAGTGTGTCTGCAG CTCCAGGATGTTCACCTGCTCCAGTCAGTGGGTGGGGGCACAAGAAGGCCAGTGCTCGCCCCCTGCCTCCGTGGCGCTGTTCTGCTTCAAAGCTTCTCTCGTCAGAAGCCTGGGACTCACTCATCCCGTCAAGCCTACGGGGCCTCCCTGTATGAGCAGTTGGTGTGGGAATGTCAGTTAGGACTTCCCCTCTACCTGTGGGCTACCAAGGCCCTGGAGGAGCTGGCCTGCAA GCTGTGTCCCCATGTGCTGAGACACCACCAGTTCCTGCAGCATTCCTCTCCTGGGAGCCCCGGCCTGGGACTGCAACTCCTGGCTCCTACCCTGGATCTTCTAGCTCCGCCAGGCAGCCCTGTTCGGAATCCACACAGTGAGATCCTTGAAGAGCCACATCACTGTCCCCTCCAGAAA TACACTCGGCTGCAgactccctcctccttccccactctGGCCACCCTGAAAGAGGAAGGACAGTGTAAGGCCTGGGCCTCCTTTGACCCTAAGGCCCTTCTGCCCCTCCCGGAGGCCTCCCACCTGTCCAGCTGCCAACTCAATCGCCGCCTGGCTTGGTCCTGGCTCTGTGTGCTGCCCTCTGCCTTCCACCCAGCCCAG GTTTTACTTGGGGTTCTGGTAGCTTCATCTCATAAAGGTTGTCTGCAACTTCGGGACCAAAGTGGCTCCTTGCCCTGCCTGCTCCTGGCCAAGCACTCTCAACCCCTCAGTGACCCACGGCTGATAG GCTGCCTGGTGAGGGCAGAGAGGTTTCAGTTGATCATAGAGAGGGACGTGAGAAGCAGCTTCCCTTCCTGGAAGGAGCTGAGCATGCCAGGCTTCATCCAGAAGCAGCAGGCCAG AGTCTATGTCCAGTTCTTTCTGGCTGATGCCCTGATCCTGCCTGTGCCCAGACCCTCCCTTCATTCAGCAACACCCTCAATACCTCAGACAGATCCCACCGGCCTGGAGGGACCCCACCTAGGACAGAGCCGACTCTTCCTGCTCTGCCACAAGGAGGCCCTCATGAAGCGGAATTTTTGTGTCTCTCCAGGAGCAAGTCCAGAGGTGCCCAAGCCCACCCTCAGTTTCTGTGTGTTGGGGAGCTGGCTTGGGGGCACCCAGAGGAAGGAGGGGACTGGATGGGGGCTGCCCCAGCCCCAAGGAAATGACGACAAGGATCAGAAG GTTCACCTCATTTTCTTTGGCGCTTCAGTCCGCTGGTTTGAGTTCTTGCACCCGGGGCAAGTGTACCGACTCGTAGCTCCTGGCCCCCCT ACACCAATGTTGTTTGAGAAGGATGGTTCATCCTGCATATCTCTGCGTCCTCTGGAGTTGGCTGGCTGTGCATCCTGCCTCACTGTCCAGGACAACTGGACTCTGGAGCTTGAAAGCTCCCAGGACATCCAAGATGTGCTGGATGCAAACAAGGCATTGCCTGAATCCTCACTGACCGACCTGCTCAGTGACAA TTTCACAGATTCCTTGGTGTCTTTCTCCGCTGAGATTGTGTCACGGACACTGTGTGAACCCCTTGTGGCCTCTCTCTGGATGAAGCTGG GGAACACAGGGGCCATGAGAAGGTGTGTGAAGCTAACCGTCGCTCTTGAGACTGCTGACTGTGCATTTCCCCCTCACCTGGATGTATATATTGAAGACCCCCACTTGCCTCCCTCACTAGGACTCCTTCCAGGAGCCCGGGTCCACTTTAGCCAGCTGGAGAAAAGGGTTTCCAG ATCTCACAATGTTTATTGTTGTTTCCGGTCATCCACTTATGTGCAGGTCCTGAGTTTTCCCCCTGAGACCACCATCAG CGTTCCCCTGCCCTACATCTACCTGGCTGAACTTCTGCAGGGTGGTCAGTCCCCATTCCAGGCCACTACCTCTTGCCATATTGTCTCCGTCTTCAGCCTTCAGCTCTTCTGGGTGTGTGCTTATTGTACCAGCATCTGCCCCCAG GGAAAGTGCAGTCGCCTGGGCCCCACGTGCCCTACACAGACATCTGTAAGCCAGGCCACCATCAG GCTCCTGGTGGAGGACGGGACTGCCGAAGCTGTGGTGACCTGTAGGAATCACCATGTAGCAGCAGCACTAGGGCTGTGTCCTAGAGAGTGGGCCTCCCTCCTGGAGTTCGTCCGAGTGCCGGGCCGAGTGGGCTTGCAGTTTGCAGGGCCTGGAGCCCAACTTGAG TCCTCAGCCAGGGTGGACGAGCCTATGACCATGTTCCTCTGGACACTTTGTACTAGCCCCTCTGTCCTCCGTCCTATTGTGCTTTCTTTTGAGCTGGAAAGGAAACCGTCTAAGATTGTCCCATTAG AACCTCCTCGGCTACAGCGATTCCAGTGTGGAGAGCTCCCTTTCCTGACTCATGTGAACCCCAGGCTCCGATTGTCCTGCCTTTCCATCCGAGAGTCAGAGCACTCCAGCTCCCTGGGGGTCCTTGGTTCCTCCTGTTAA
- the CTC1 gene encoding CST complex subunit CTC1 isoform X2: MAAGRGQTSSSEQAWLEDAQVFIQKTLCPAVKQPNVQLTPLVIDCVKTVWLSQGRNQGSTLPLSYSFVSVQDLKTHQHLPCCSHLSWSSTAYQAWAQEAGPNGNPLPREQLLLLGTLTDLRGDLEQECRNGSLYVRDNTGVLSCELIDLDLSWLGHLFLFPHWSYLPPARWNSSGEGHLELWDAPVPVFPLTVSPGPLTPIPVLYPESASRLLRLRNKLRGVQRNLAGNLVRLSALVKSKQKAYFILSLGRSDPADTHVSVIVQVPAQLVWHRALRPGTTYVLTELRVSKIRGQRHHVWMTSQSSRLLLLKPEHVQELELELEGPLLEADPKPLPMPSVSEDENNPKGLVRYSRLLSYSGAVTGVLNEPAGLYELDGQLGLCLAYQQFRGLRRVMRPGVCLQLQDVHLLQSVGGGTRRPVLAPCLRGAVLLQSFSRQKPGTHSSRQAYGASLYEQLVWECQLGLPLYLWATKALEELACKLCPHVLRHHQFLQHSSPGSPGLGLQLLAPTLDLLAPPGSPVRNPHSEILEEPHHCPLQKYTRLQTPSSFPTLATLKEEGQCKAWASFDPKALLPLPEASHLSSCQLNRRLAWSWLCVLPSAFHPAQVLLGVLVASSHKGCLQLRDQSGSLPCLLLAKHSQPLSDPRLIGCLVRAERFQLIIERDVRSSFPSWKELSMPGFIQKQQARVYVQFFLADALILPVPRPSLHSATPSIPQTDPTGLEGPHLGQSRLFLLCHKEALMKRNFCVSPGASPEVPKPTLSFCVLGSWLGGTQRKEGTGWGLPQPQGNDDKDQKVHLIFFGASVRWFEFLHPGQVYRLVAPGPPTPMLFEKDGSSCISLRPLELAGCASCLTVQDNWTLELESSQDIQDVLDANKALPESSLTDLLSDNFTDSLVSFSAEIVSRTLCEPLVASLWMKLGNTGAMRRCVKLTVALETADCAFPPHLDVYIEDPHLPPSLGLLPGARVHFSQLEKRVSRS; encoded by the exons ATGGCGGCTGGCCGGGGTCAGACCTCTTCCTCG GAACAAGCCTGGCTTGAGGATGCCCAGGTCTTCATCCAAAAGACCCTGTGTCCAGCTGTCAAGCAGCCTAATGTCCAGTTGACTCCATTGGTAATTGATTGTGTGAAGACTGTCTGGTTGTCCCAGGGAAGGAATCAAGGTTCTACACTGCCCCTCAGCTATAG CTTCGTCTCAGTACAGGACCTCAAGACTCACCAGCATCTCCCATGCTGTAGCCATCTGTCCTGGAGCAGTACTGCATACCAGGCCTGGGCCCAAGAGGCTGGACCAAATGGAAACCCCCTGCCCCGAGAGCAGCTGTTGCTTTTAGGGACACTAACAGACCTACGGGGGGACTTGGAACAAGAGTGCAGGAATGGAAGCCTCTATGTGAGAGATAACACTGGCGTCCTGAGCTGTGAG CTCATCGACCTGGACCTTTCTTGGTTGGGCCATCTTTTTCTGTTCCCCCATTGGAGTTACCTCCCTCCTGCCAGGTGGAATTCCTCAGGGGAGGGGCACTTGGAGCTGTGGGATGCCCCTGTGCCAGTGTTTCCTTTGACCGTCAGTCCTGGCCCGCTCACTCCTATCCCTGTCCTCTACCCAGAAAGTGCTTCCCGCCTGCTCAGGCTCAG aAACAAGCTCAGAGGTGTGCAGCGAAACCTGGCTGGGAATCTGGTTCGATTGAGTGCTCTGGTGAAAAGTAAGCAGAAAGCTTACTTCATCCTGTCTCTTGGTAGATCAGACCCAGCTGACACCCACGTGTCTGTCATCGTGCAG GTCCCTGCCCAGCTGGTGTGGCACAGAGCCCTTCGGCCTGGTACAACCTATGTGCTGACAGAACTGCGAGTGTCCAAGATCCGTGGTCAGCGCCACCATGTTTGGATGACCAGTCAGTCGTCCCGTTTGTTGCTGCTGAAACCAGAACATGTGCAGGAGCTGGAACTGGAGCTGGAAGGACCCCTCTTAGAGGCTGATCCCAAGCCACTCCCCATGCCCAGCGTTTCCGAGGACGAGAACAATCCAAAAGGTCTTGTCCGGTATTCTAGACTCCTATCCTATTCG GGAGCAGTCACTGGCGTGTTGAATGAGCCAGCTGGCCTCTATGAGCTGGATGGGCAGCTGGGACTCTGCCTTGCCTACCAGCAGTTCCGTGGCCTCAGGCGGGTGATGCGACCAGGAGTGTGTCTGCAG CTCCAGGATGTTCACCTGCTCCAGTCAGTGGGTGGGGGCACAAGAAGGCCAGTGCTCGCCCCCTGCCTCCGTGGCGCTGTTCTGCTTCAAAGCTTCTCTCGTCAGAAGCCTGGGACTCACTCATCCCGTCAAGCCTACGGGGCCTCCCTGTATGAGCAGTTGGTGTGGGAATGTCAGTTAGGACTTCCCCTCTACCTGTGGGCTACCAAGGCCCTGGAGGAGCTGGCCTGCAA GCTGTGTCCCCATGTGCTGAGACACCACCAGTTCCTGCAGCATTCCTCTCCTGGGAGCCCCGGCCTGGGACTGCAACTCCTGGCTCCTACCCTGGATCTTCTAGCTCCGCCAGGCAGCCCTGTTCGGAATCCACACAGTGAGATCCTTGAAGAGCCACATCACTGTCCCCTCCAGAAA TACACTCGGCTGCAgactccctcctccttccccactctGGCCACCCTGAAAGAGGAAGGACAGTGTAAGGCCTGGGCCTCCTTTGACCCTAAGGCCCTTCTGCCCCTCCCGGAGGCCTCCCACCTGTCCAGCTGCCAACTCAATCGCCGCCTGGCTTGGTCCTGGCTCTGTGTGCTGCCCTCTGCCTTCCACCCAGCCCAG GTTTTACTTGGGGTTCTGGTAGCTTCATCTCATAAAGGTTGTCTGCAACTTCGGGACCAAAGTGGCTCCTTGCCCTGCCTGCTCCTGGCCAAGCACTCTCAACCCCTCAGTGACCCACGGCTGATAG GCTGCCTGGTGAGGGCAGAGAGGTTTCAGTTGATCATAGAGAGGGACGTGAGAAGCAGCTTCCCTTCCTGGAAGGAGCTGAGCATGCCAGGCTTCATCCAGAAGCAGCAGGCCAG AGTCTATGTCCAGTTCTTTCTGGCTGATGCCCTGATCCTGCCTGTGCCCAGACCCTCCCTTCATTCAGCAACACCCTCAATACCTCAGACAGATCCCACCGGCCTGGAGGGACCCCACCTAGGACAGAGCCGACTCTTCCTGCTCTGCCACAAGGAGGCCCTCATGAAGCGGAATTTTTGTGTCTCTCCAGGAGCAAGTCCAGAGGTGCCCAAGCCCACCCTCAGTTTCTGTGTGTTGGGGAGCTGGCTTGGGGGCACCCAGAGGAAGGAGGGGACTGGATGGGGGCTGCCCCAGCCCCAAGGAAATGACGACAAGGATCAGAAG GTTCACCTCATTTTCTTTGGCGCTTCAGTCCGCTGGTTTGAGTTCTTGCACCCGGGGCAAGTGTACCGACTCGTAGCTCCTGGCCCCCCT ACACCAATGTTGTTTGAGAAGGATGGTTCATCCTGCATATCTCTGCGTCCTCTGGAGTTGGCTGGCTGTGCATCCTGCCTCACTGTCCAGGACAACTGGACTCTGGAGCTTGAAAGCTCCCAGGACATCCAAGATGTGCTGGATGCAAACAAGGCATTGCCTGAATCCTCACTGACCGACCTGCTCAGTGACAA TTTCACAGATTCCTTGGTGTCTTTCTCCGCTGAGATTGTGTCACGGACACTGTGTGAACCCCTTGTGGCCTCTCTCTGGATGAAGCTGG GGAACACAGGGGCCATGAGAAGGTGTGTGAAGCTAACCGTCGCTCTTGAGACTGCTGACTGTGCATTTCCCCCTCACCTGGATGTATATATTGAAGACCCCCACTTGCCTCCCTCACTAGGACTCCTTCCAGGAGCCCGGGTCCACTTTAGCCAGCTGGAGAAAAGGGTTTCCAG GTCCTGA